The following proteins are encoded in a genomic region of Burkholderia gladioli:
- a CDS encoding GntR family transcriptional regulator encodes MTSNQANASNPNAPGQASAGGEPTPAQAPSPTFSPLYQQIKALITQGLESGEWKPGEIIPSEVELAARYKVSQGTVRKAIDELAADNLLVRRQGKGTFVATHSEERAQFRFLRLLAEDGVEHPHVSRLLECRRTRAPAEIARQLDLKPADPVVQVRRLLEFDGVATVLDEIWLPGAMFRGLSFERLSEYKGPLYAMFESEFGTRMIRATEKVRAVAAEPAVAELLSVSEGFPLLSVERVSYTYGDRPVEVRRGWYVTTGYYYQNDLS; translated from the coding sequence ATGACATCCAACCAGGCGAACGCGTCGAATCCGAACGCCCCCGGCCAGGCCTCGGCCGGCGGCGAGCCGACGCCTGCGCAGGCCCCGTCGCCGACCTTCAGCCCCTTGTACCAGCAGATCAAGGCATTGATCACCCAGGGGCTGGAATCGGGCGAGTGGAAGCCCGGCGAGATCATACCAAGCGAAGTGGAGCTCGCGGCGCGCTACAAGGTGAGCCAGGGCACGGTACGCAAGGCGATCGACGAGCTGGCGGCCGACAACCTGCTGGTGCGCCGGCAGGGCAAGGGCACCTTCGTGGCGACCCATAGCGAGGAGCGCGCGCAGTTCCGCTTCCTGCGCCTGCTGGCCGAGGACGGCGTCGAGCACCCGCACGTGAGCCGCCTGCTGGAGTGCCGCCGCACCCGGGCGCCGGCTGAGATCGCACGGCAGCTGGACCTGAAGCCGGCCGATCCGGTGGTGCAGGTGCGCCGGCTGCTGGAGTTCGACGGCGTGGCCACCGTGCTCGACGAGATCTGGCTGCCGGGCGCGATGTTCCGCGGCCTGAGCTTCGAGCGCCTGTCCGAGTACAAGGGGCCGCTCTACGCGATGTTCGAGTCGGAGTTCGGCACGCGCATGATCCGCGCCACCGAGAAGGTGCGCGCGGTGGCGGCGGAGCCGGCGGTGGCCGAACTGTTGTCGGTGTCCGAAGGATTTCCTTTGCTGTCGGTCGAACGCGTGTCCTATACCTATGGAGACCGTCCGGTCGAGGTGCGCCGCGGTTGGTATGTCACAACCGGGTATTACTATCAGAACGATCTGAGCTGA
- the sdhA gene encoding succinate dehydrogenase flavoprotein subunit has translation MAAINTSLPRRKFDVVIVGAGGSGMRASLQLARAGLSVCVLSKVFPTRSHTVAAQGGIGASLGNMSEDNWHYHFYDTIKGSDWLGDQDAIEFMCREAPNAVYELEHFGMPFDRNADGTIYQRPFGGHTANYGEKPVQRACAAADRTGHALLHTLYQQNVAAKTQFFVEWMALDLIRDADGDVLGVTALEMETGDVYILEGKTTLFATGGAGRIFAASTNAFINTGDGLGMAARSGIALQDMEFWQFHPTGVAGAGVLITEGVRGEGGILRNSDGERFMERYAPTLKDLAPRDFVSRSMDQEIKEGRGVGPNKDHVLLDLSHIGAETIMKRLPSIREIALKFANVDCIKEPIPVVPTIHYQMGGIPTNIHGQVVGTSKGHEDPINGFYAVGECSCVSVHGANRLGTNSLLDLVVFGRAAGNHIVEHVKKQREHKPLPKDAADFALSRLAKLDSSSSGEYAQSVANEIRGSMQKHAGVFRTSALLAEGVEDIKKVAERAQHIHLKDKSKVFNTARVEALEVANLVEVARATMVSAEARKESRGAHAQDDFPHRDDENWMRHTLWFSEGDRLDYKPVHMQPLTVESVPPKARTF, from the coding sequence ATGGCTGCAATCAATACTTCCCTGCCGCGTCGCAAGTTCGACGTGGTCATCGTCGGCGCGGGCGGCTCGGGGATGCGCGCCTCGCTGCAACTCGCGCGCGCGGGCCTGTCGGTCTGCGTGCTGTCGAAGGTGTTCCCGACGCGTTCGCACACGGTCGCCGCGCAAGGCGGGATCGGTGCCTCGCTGGGCAACATGAGCGAAGACAACTGGCACTACCACTTCTACGACACGATCAAGGGCTCCGACTGGCTTGGCGACCAGGACGCGATCGAGTTCATGTGCCGCGAAGCGCCGAATGCCGTCTACGAGCTCGAGCACTTCGGCATGCCGTTCGACCGTAACGCCGACGGCACGATCTACCAGCGCCCGTTCGGCGGCCACACCGCGAACTACGGCGAGAAGCCGGTGCAGCGCGCCTGCGCGGCCGCCGACCGTACCGGCCATGCGCTGCTGCACACGCTGTACCAGCAGAACGTCGCGGCCAAGACGCAATTCTTCGTCGAATGGATGGCGCTCGACCTGATCCGCGACGCGGACGGCGACGTGCTCGGCGTGACCGCCCTGGAAATGGAAACGGGCGACGTCTACATCCTCGAAGGCAAGACCACGCTGTTCGCCACCGGCGGCGCCGGCCGGATCTTCGCGGCCTCCACCAACGCCTTCATCAACACCGGCGACGGCCTCGGCATGGCGGCCCGTTCGGGCATCGCGCTGCAGGACATGGAGTTCTGGCAGTTCCACCCGACCGGCGTGGCCGGCGCGGGCGTGCTGATCACCGAAGGCGTGCGCGGCGAGGGCGGCATCCTGCGCAACTCGGACGGCGAGCGCTTCATGGAGCGCTACGCACCGACCCTGAAGGACCTGGCGCCGCGCGACTTCGTCTCGCGCTCGATGGACCAGGAAATCAAGGAAGGCCGCGGCGTGGGCCCGAACAAGGACCACGTGCTGCTCGACCTGTCGCACATCGGCGCCGAGACGATCATGAAGCGTCTGCCGTCGATCCGCGAGATCGCGCTGAAGTTCGCGAACGTCGACTGCATCAAGGAACCGATCCCGGTCGTGCCGACCATCCATTACCAGATGGGCGGCATCCCGACCAACATCCACGGCCAGGTGGTCGGTACCTCGAAGGGCCACGAAGACCCGATCAACGGCTTCTACGCCGTCGGCGAGTGCTCCTGCGTGTCGGTGCACGGCGCGAACCGCCTGGGCACCAACTCGCTGCTCGACCTGGTGGTGTTCGGCCGCGCGGCCGGCAACCACATCGTCGAACACGTCAAGAAGCAGCGCGAGCACAAGCCGCTGCCGAAGGACGCGGCCGATTTCGCGCTCTCGCGCCTGGCCAAGCTCGACAGCTCGAGCTCGGGCGAATACGCGCAGAGCGTCGCCAACGAGATCCGCGGCTCGATGCAGAAGCATGCCGGCGTGTTCCGTACCTCGGCGCTGCTGGCCGAAGGCGTGGAAGACATCAAGAAGGTGGCCGAGCGTGCCCAGCACATCCACCTGAAGGACAAGTCGAAGGTGTTCAACACCGCGCGCGTCGAAGCGCTCGAAGTGGCGAACCTCGTCGAAGTGGCGCGTGCCACGATGGTGTCGGCCGAGGCCCGCAAGGAAAGCCGCGGCGCGCATGCGCAGGACGACTTCCCGCATCGCGACGACGAAAACTGGATGCGTCATACGCTGTGGTTCAGCGAAGGCGACCGCCTCGACTACAAGCCGGTGCACATGCAGCCGCTGACGGTCGAATCCGTCCCGCCCAAGGCACGTACGTTCTAA
- a CDS encoding succinate dehydrogenase assembly factor 2, producing MTEQSHQSDPHRRARLRWRARRGLLENDLIIERFFSRYEHDLTDTDVGALTRLLELSDNDLMDLLLARKEPEGDLAGPDVSRLLEMLRSV from the coding sequence ATGACTGAACAGTCGCACCAGTCCGACCCGCACCGCCGCGCGCGCCTTCGCTGGCGCGCGCGGCGCGGTCTGCTGGAGAACGATCTCATCATCGAGCGTTTCTTCAGCCGATACGAGCATGACCTCACCGATACCGACGTGGGTGCGTTGACCCGCCTGCTCGAACTATCCGACAACGACCTGATGGACTTGCTGCTCGCGCGCAAGGAACCGGAAGGCGACCTTGCCGGCCCGGATGTTTCCCGGCTGCTGGAGATGCTGCGCAGCGTGTGA
- the sdhC gene encoding succinate dehydrogenase, cytochrome b556 subunit — MTEAVRKPRPEYRNIGIGDITRHYRLPIAGQLSIFHRISGALLFLSLPFLLFLFDKSLTSEISFDVFKAFLSNIIVKLVVLVLAWAFLHHFCAGIRHLLMDVNHDAVTKESGKRTAIVVFVVSLALTLVFALKLFGAF; from the coding sequence ATGACTGAAGCAGTAAGAAAACCGAGGCCGGAGTATCGGAACATCGGCATCGGAGACATAACTCGCCATTACCGCCTGCCGATCGCGGGGCAACTCTCGATCTTCCACCGGATCAGCGGCGCGCTGCTGTTCCTGTCGCTTCCGTTCCTGCTGTTCCTCTTCGACAAGAGCCTGACGTCCGAAATCAGCTTCGACGTCTTCAAGGCCTTCCTCTCCAACATCATCGTCAAGCTGGTCGTCCTCGTGCTGGCCTGGGCGTTCCTCCATCATTTCTGCGCCGGCATCCGCCACCTGCTGATGGACGTCAACCATGACGCCGTCACCAAGGAAAGCGGCAAGCGCACGGCCATCGTCGTGTTCGTCGTGTCGCTGGCGCTGACGCTGGTGTTCGCGCTCAAACTGTTCGGAGCATTCTAA
- the leuC gene encoding 3-isopropylmalate dehydratase large subunit, whose protein sequence is MAQTLYDKLWNSHVVHTEEDGTALLYIDRHLLHEVTSPQAFEGLKMGERPVWRISANLAVSDHNVPTTDRTHGIADPVSKLQVDTLDANCDSFGITQFKMNDVRQGIVHIVGPEQGATLPGMTIVCGDSHTSTHGAFGALAHGIGTSEVEHVLATQTLLQKKSKNLLIKVEGQLPRGCTAKDIVLAIIGKIGTAGGTGYAMEFGGSMIRSLSMEGRMTVCNMAIEAGARAGMVAVDDTTIDYLKGRPFSPTGAEWDQAVQYWRGFRSDDGAQFDRVVELSAADIVPQVTWGTSPEMVTAVDSRVPDPEREKDPVKRDAMERALSYMALEPNMPIESIKVDKIFIGSCTNARIEDIRAAAYVVKKLNRRVAANVRLAMVVPGSGLVKAQAEREGLDKVFKDAGFEWREPGCSMCLAMNADRLEPGERCASTSNRNFEGRQGAGGRTHLVSPAMAAAAAIEGHFVDIRRLG, encoded by the coding sequence ATGGCACAGACTCTCTACGACAAATTGTGGAATTCGCACGTCGTCCACACCGAGGAGGACGGCACCGCATTGCTCTACATCGACCGTCACCTGCTGCACGAGGTGACGAGCCCGCAGGCGTTCGAAGGGCTGAAGATGGGCGAGCGCCCGGTCTGGCGCATCAGCGCCAACCTCGCGGTGTCCGACCATAACGTTCCCACCACCGATCGCACCCACGGCATCGCCGATCCGGTCTCGAAGCTGCAGGTCGACACGCTCGACGCGAACTGCGACAGCTTCGGCATCACCCAGTTCAAGATGAACGACGTGCGCCAGGGCATCGTGCACATCGTCGGCCCGGAGCAGGGCGCGACGCTGCCGGGCATGACCATCGTCTGCGGCGATTCGCATACCTCCACGCACGGCGCGTTCGGCGCGCTGGCGCACGGCATCGGCACCTCGGAAGTCGAGCACGTGCTGGCCACCCAGACGCTCCTGCAGAAGAAGAGCAAGAACCTGCTGATCAAGGTCGAGGGGCAACTGCCGCGCGGCTGCACCGCCAAGGACATCGTGCTGGCCATCATCGGCAAGATCGGCACGGCCGGCGGCACCGGCTACGCGATGGAATTCGGCGGCTCGATGATCCGCTCGCTGTCGATGGAAGGCCGCATGACGGTCTGCAACATGGCGATCGAGGCAGGCGCGCGCGCCGGCATGGTCGCGGTGGACGATACCACCATCGACTACCTCAAGGGCCGCCCGTTCTCGCCGACCGGCGCCGAGTGGGACCAGGCCGTGCAGTACTGGCGCGGCTTCCGCTCCGACGACGGCGCGCAGTTCGACCGCGTGGTCGAGCTGAGCGCGGCCGACATCGTCCCGCAGGTGACCTGGGGCACTTCGCCGGAAATGGTCACGGCGGTCGACAGCCGCGTGCCCGATCCCGAGCGCGAGAAGGACCCGGTCAAGCGCGACGCGATGGAGCGCGCGCTGAGCTACATGGCGCTCGAGCCGAACATGCCTATCGAATCGATCAAGGTCGACAAGATCTTCATCGGCTCCTGCACCAATGCGCGCATCGAGGACATCCGCGCGGCCGCCTACGTGGTGAAGAAGCTGAATCGTCGCGTCGCCGCCAACGTGCGCCTGGCGATGGTGGTGCCGGGCTCGGGCCTGGTGAAGGCGCAGGCCGAGCGAGAAGGGCTCGACAAGGTGTTCAAGGATGCCGGCTTCGAATGGCGCGAGCCGGGCTGCTCGATGTGCCTGGCGATGAACGCCGACCGCCTCGAGCCGGGCGAGCGCTGCGCGTCCACCTCGAACCGCAATTTCGAGGGTCGTCAGGGCGCGGGCGGCCGCACCCACCTGGTCAGCCCGGCGATGGCGGCAGCCGCCGCCATCGAGGGCCATTTCGTCGATATTCGCCGGCTGGGATAA
- a CDS encoding alanyl-tRNA editing protein codes for MTIRRYFDSDALTLSTEVLACEPDEEAGRFRVTLAETLFHPQGGGQPSDTGRIGEARVLRVAADGEVVVHLVDRAVVPGEVEIEVDAGPRALHARLHSAGHLIAYVGAAVGWRAVKGHHWPGEARVVFERDSADAELAAIEAQALANGVNAMIAAGLPRVLAEREGRRVIAYGEHDFSPCGGTHVAGTGEIGAVLITKVKEKKGQVSVQYEVA; via the coding sequence ATGACGATCCGCCGCTATTTCGACAGCGATGCGCTGACGCTGAGCACCGAGGTGCTCGCCTGCGAGCCCGACGAGGAGGCCGGGCGCTTTCGCGTGACGCTGGCCGAGACGCTGTTCCATCCGCAAGGCGGCGGCCAGCCGTCGGATACGGGCCGGATCGGCGAGGCGCGCGTGCTGCGCGTGGCCGCCGACGGCGAGGTCGTCGTGCACCTGGTCGATCGCGCCGTGGTGCCGGGCGAGGTCGAGATCGAGGTCGACGCCGGGCCGCGCGCGCTGCATGCGCGCCTGCATTCGGCCGGGCACCTGATCGCCTACGTGGGCGCGGCCGTCGGCTGGCGCGCCGTGAAGGGACATCACTGGCCCGGCGAGGCGCGCGTGGTGTTCGAGCGCGACAGCGCCGACGCCGAGCTGGCCGCGATCGAGGCGCAGGCGCTCGCGAACGGCGTCAACGCGATGATCGCGGCCGGCTTGCCGCGCGTGCTGGCCGAGCGGGAAGGGCGGCGCGTGATCGCCTATGGCGAACACGATTTCAGTCCCTGCGGCGGCACGCACGTGGCCGGCACGGGCGAGATCGGCGCGGTGCTGATCACCAAGGTCAAGGAGAAGAAGGGGCAGGTGAGCGTGCAGTACGAGGTGGCCTGA
- a CDS encoding succinate dehydrogenase iron-sulfur subunit, whose translation MAKRIFELYRYDPDKDAAPRMQTYELELTHERMLLDALVKLKEVDETLSFRRSCREGVCGSDAMNINGKNGLACLTNLNELPQKIVLRPLPGLPVVRDLIVDMTHFFNQYHSIKPFLINDTPPPEKERLQSPEEREELDGVYECILCASCSTSCPSFWWNPDKFVGPAGLLQAYRFIADSRDEATAERLDNLEDPYRLFRCHTIMNCVDVCPKGLNPTKAIGKIKELMVRRAV comes from the coding sequence ATGGCAAAACGCATTTTCGAACTCTATCGTTACGATCCGGACAAGGACGCGGCGCCGCGCATGCAGACGTACGAACTCGAGCTCACGCATGAACGCATGCTGCTCGACGCGCTCGTCAAGCTCAAGGAAGTCGACGAAACCCTGTCGTTCCGTCGCTCCTGCCGCGAAGGCGTGTGCGGCTCGGACGCGATGAACATCAACGGCAAGAACGGCCTGGCGTGCCTCACGAACCTGAACGAGTTGCCGCAGAAGATCGTGCTGCGCCCGCTGCCGGGCCTGCCGGTGGTGCGCGACCTGATCGTCGACATGACGCACTTCTTCAACCAGTACCACTCGATCAAGCCGTTCCTGATCAACGACACGCCGCCGCCCGAGAAGGAGCGCCTGCAGTCGCCGGAAGAGCGCGAAGAGCTCGACGGCGTCTACGAGTGCATCCTGTGCGCCAGCTGCTCGACCTCGTGCCCGAGCTTCTGGTGGAACCCGGACAAGTTCGTCGGCCCGGCCGGCCTGCTGCAGGCCTACCGCTTCATCGCCGACAGCCGCGACGAAGCCACCGCCGAACGCCTCGACAATCTCGAGGATCCGTACCGTCTGTTCCGTTGCCATACGATCATGAACTGCGTCGACGTCTGCCCGAAGGGCCTGAACCCGACCAAGGCGATCGGCAAGATCAAGGAATTGATGGTTCGCCGCGCGGTCTGA
- the sdhD gene encoding succinate dehydrogenase, hydrophobic membrane anchor protein, with translation MAGNNRIGSKRLVVGAHYGLRDWLAQRITGVIMAVYTVILLAWFFAARDFSYDGWASIFATQWMKLATFVTLLALFYHAWVGIRDIWMDYVKPVGVRLLLQSLTIVWLLACAGYAAQILWRV, from the coding sequence ATGGCAGGCAACAACCGAATCGGCTCGAAGCGCCTCGTGGTCGGCGCTCACTACGGCCTGCGCGACTGGCTCGCGCAACGCATCACCGGCGTCATCATGGCGGTCTACACCGTGATCCTGCTCGCCTGGTTCTTCGCGGCGCGCGATTTCTCCTACGACGGCTGGGCATCGATCTTCGCCACGCAATGGATGAAGCTCGCGACCTTCGTCACGCTGCTGGCGCTGTTCTATCACGCCTGGGTCGGCATTCGCGATATCTGGATGGATTACGTGAAGCCGGTCGGCGTGCGGCTGCTGCTGCAATCGCTGACGATCGTCTGGCTGCTCGCGTGCGCGGGCTACGCCGCGCAGATTCTCTGGAGAGTGTAA
- a CDS encoding threonine aldolase family protein, with protein MEHAPTPDQPTLNFSSDNTAGAAPAVLDALVACAAGHAAPYGADPWTARVEQRLAELFEHEVAVFIVSTGTAANSLALAALTPPWGSVLCHPGSHINNDECGAPAFYADGAKLITVDGPAAKLDPARLRAAARAKLGDVHTTQPSAVSITQATEVGSVYTLDEIGTIGEICREANLPLHMDGARFANALVSLGCSPAEMTWRAGVDVLSFGATKNGVPGSEAVVLFDPRRAGELAFRRKRAGQLASKMRFLSAPLDAYLADDLWLRNARHANAMAQRLAAGLAGVPGVSMTGAAEANILFCRLPQPVIVGLLAAGVHFYHDRWEPGVVRFVTSFATTEAEVDRLLDIARIAAG; from the coding sequence ATGGAACACGCCCCGACGCCGGACCAACCGACCCTGAACTTCAGCAGCGACAACACCGCCGGCGCGGCGCCCGCCGTGCTCGATGCCCTGGTCGCCTGCGCGGCCGGCCACGCGGCGCCCTATGGCGCCGATCCCTGGACCGCGCGCGTCGAGCAAAGGCTCGCCGAGCTGTTCGAGCACGAGGTGGCGGTGTTCATCGTCTCCACCGGCACGGCCGCCAACTCGCTCGCGCTGGCCGCGCTGACGCCGCCCTGGGGCAGCGTGCTGTGCCACCCGGGCAGCCACATCAACAACGACGAATGCGGCGCGCCGGCCTTCTACGCCGACGGCGCCAAGCTGATCACGGTGGACGGCCCCGCGGCCAAGCTGGACCCGGCCCGGCTGCGCGCGGCCGCCCGCGCCAAGCTCGGCGACGTCCATACCACCCAGCCCTCGGCCGTCAGCATCACGCAAGCCACCGAAGTCGGCAGCGTCTACACGCTAGACGAGATCGGCACGATCGGCGAGATCTGCCGCGAGGCCAATCTGCCGCTGCACATGGACGGCGCGCGCTTCGCCAATGCGCTGGTATCGCTGGGCTGCTCGCCGGCCGAGATGACCTGGCGCGCCGGCGTCGACGTGCTGTCGTTCGGCGCGACCAAGAACGGCGTGCCGGGCTCGGAGGCGGTGGTGCTGTTCGACCCGCGCCGCGCCGGGGAACTGGCCTTCCGCCGCAAGCGTGCCGGGCAGCTCGCCTCGAAGATGCGCTTCCTGTCGGCGCCGCTCGACGCCTATCTGGCCGACGATCTCTGGCTGCGCAACGCGCGTCACGCCAATGCCATGGCGCAGCGTCTCGCGGCCGGGCTGGCCGGCGTGCCGGGCGTGTCGATGACGGGTGCCGCCGAGGCCAACATCCTGTTCTGCCGGCTCCCGCAGCCGGTGATCGTCGGCCTGCTGGCGGCCGGCGTGCACTTCTATCACGATCGCTGGGAACCGGGCGTGGTGCGCTTCGTCACCTCGTTCGCCACCACCGAGGCAGAGGTCGACCGCCTGCTGGACATCGCGCGCATCGCGGCCGGCTGA
- a CDS encoding VOC family protein, with protein sequence MLSHVCIGVEDVERAYAFYAPLMEALGLRLKFRNPPEMAGWMPAEAARPLLLVCRPFDGGAPAPGNGQMQALLARDRATVERCHALALAGGGSCEGAPGLRPHYHRDYYGAYFRDPDGNKLCVVCHEPE encoded by the coding sequence ATGCTGTCTCATGTCTGTATCGGTGTGGAGGATGTCGAGCGCGCCTACGCGTTTTACGCGCCGCTGATGGAGGCGCTGGGCCTGCGGCTGAAATTCCGCAACCCGCCCGAGATGGCGGGGTGGATGCCGGCCGAGGCGGCGCGACCGCTGTTGCTGGTCTGCCGCCCGTTCGACGGCGGCGCGCCGGCGCCCGGCAACGGCCAGATGCAGGCCCTGCTGGCACGCGATCGCGCCACCGTCGAGCGCTGCCACGCGCTCGCGCTGGCCGGCGGCGGCAGTTGCGAAGGGGCGCCCGGCTTGCGGCCCCATTACCACCGCGATTATTACGGCGCGTATTTTCGCGATCCCGACGGCAACAAGCTCTGCGTGGTCTGCCACGAGCCGGAATGA
- the gltA gene encoding citrate synthase — protein MTPSDVKATLSFSDNSPSVELPIYKGTMGPDVIDIRKLYGQTGKFTYDPGFMSTASCNSAITYIDGDKGELLYRGYPIDNLAQNADFLETCYLLLKGELPNVAQKKEFVETVTKHTMVHEQMHFFFRGFRRDAHPMAILVAAVGALSAFYHDSLDINDPRHREVSAIRMIAKLPTLVAMAYKYSIGQPFVYPKNELSYSANFMHMMFSNPCEEYKVNDVLVRALDRILILHADHEQNASTSTVRLAGSSGANPFACIAAGIACLWGPAHGGANEAALNMLEQIGSPDNIPEFIKQVKDKNSGVKLMGFGHRVYKNYDPRAKLMRETCYEVLNELGLHDDPLFKLAMQLEKIALEDEYFVSRKLYPNVDFYSGIVQRALGIPTSMFTCIFAMARTVGWIGQWNEMIGDPEQKIGRPRQLFIGSTPREATAIDKRA, from the coding sequence ATGACCCCGTCTGATGTTAAAGCCACGCTATCGTTCAGCGACAATTCGCCGAGCGTCGAACTGCCGATCTACAAGGGCACGATGGGCCCGGACGTGATCGACATCCGCAAGCTGTACGGCCAGACCGGCAAGTTCACCTACGACCCGGGCTTCATGTCCACGGCGTCGTGCAATTCGGCCATCACGTACATTGACGGGGACAAGGGCGAGCTGCTGTACCGCGGTTACCCGATCGACAATCTCGCGCAGAACGCCGACTTCCTCGAGACCTGCTACCTGCTGCTCAAGGGCGAGCTGCCGAACGTTGCGCAGAAGAAGGAATTCGTCGAGACCGTCACGAAGCACACGATGGTCCACGAGCAGATGCACTTCTTCTTCCGCGGCTTCCGTCGCGACGCGCACCCGATGGCGATCCTGGTGGCCGCGGTGGGCGCGCTGTCGGCGTTCTACCACGACTCGCTCGACATCAACGATCCGCGTCACCGCGAAGTCTCGGCGATCCGCATGATCGCCAAGCTGCCGACGCTGGTCGCGATGGCCTACAAGTACAGCATCGGCCAGCCCTTCGTCTATCCGAAGAACGAACTCTCGTACAGCGCGAACTTCATGCACATGATGTTCTCGAACCCGTGCGAGGAGTACAAGGTCAACGACGTGCTGGTTCGCGCGCTCGACCGCATCCTGATCCTGCACGCCGACCACGAGCAGAACGCCTCGACCTCGACGGTCCGCCTGGCGGGTTCCTCGGGCGCCAACCCGTTCGCGTGTATCGCGGCCGGTATCGCCTGTCTGTGGGGCCCGGCGCACGGCGGCGCGAACGAAGCCGCGCTGAACATGCTCGAGCAGATCGGCTCGCCCGACAACATCCCCGAGTTCATCAAGCAGGTGAAGGACAAGAACTCGGGCGTGAAGCTGATGGGCTTCGGCCACCGCGTCTACAAGAACTACGACCCGCGCGCCAAGCTGATGCGCGAGACCTGCTACGAAGTGCTGAACGAACTGGGCCTGCACGACGACCCGCTGTTCAAGCTCGCCATGCAGCTCGAGAAGATCGCGCTGGAAGACGAATACTTCGTGTCGCGCAAGCTGTACCCGAACGTCGACTTCTACTCGGGCATCGTCCAGCGCGCGCTGGGCATCCCGACCTCGATGTTCACCTGCATCTTCGCGATGGCGCGTACCGTCGGCTGGATCGGCCAGTGGAACGAAATGATCGGCGATCCGGAGCAGAAGATCGGCCGTCCGCGTCAGCTCTTCATCGGCTCCACGCCGCGTGAAGCGACCGCGATCGACAAGCGTGCCTGA
- a CDS encoding AraC family transcriptional regulator, which translates to MKDRVEYTRSRDVPGLVLGDARFSEFRFDRHYHLDFHVGVVTEGVQRQQFGGKTVLLGPGSVSLMPPGEVHDGTRVGDGAYTLKTFRLPPELMAGLAEELSGSTREPALQGASLEDLGLAQRLNAIHAALRGEYRDAPLGVQSAWLVALERLFAQSRAWAPRQVAGALSDLQWQRVRDYCEAHLAEKITLDELAALCELDRFVFLKLFKRSASMTPHAWLVRLRLERACLMLHRGTQSIAEVAQAVGFYDQSHFNRAFRRAFGCAPSRY; encoded by the coding sequence ATGAAAGACCGCGTCGAATACACCCGCAGCCGCGACGTCCCCGGACTCGTGCTCGGCGACGCGCGTTTCAGCGAATTCCGCTTCGATCGTCATTACCACCTCGATTTCCACGTCGGGGTGGTGACCGAGGGCGTCCAGCGCCAGCAGTTCGGCGGCAAGACGGTGTTGCTCGGCCCCGGCAGCGTCTCACTGATGCCGCCCGGCGAGGTGCATGACGGCACGCGCGTGGGCGACGGCGCCTACACGCTGAAGACCTTCCGCCTGCCGCCCGAGCTGATGGCGGGGCTGGCCGAGGAGTTGTCGGGCAGCACGCGGGAGCCCGCGCTGCAGGGCGCCTCGCTCGAGGATCTGGGGCTGGCGCAGCGGCTCAACGCGATTCACGCTGCGCTGCGCGGCGAATACCGCGATGCCCCGCTGGGCGTGCAGTCGGCCTGGCTGGTCGCGCTCGAGCGCCTGTTCGCGCAATCGCGCGCCTGGGCGCCGCGGCAGGTCGCGGGTGCCTTGTCGGATCTGCAATGGCAGCGCGTGCGCGACTACTGCGAGGCGCATCTGGCCGAGAAGATCACGCTGGACGAACTGGCCGCGCTTTGCGAGCTGGACCGTTTCGTATTCCTCAAGCTGTTCAAGCGCAGCGCCTCGATGACACCGCATGCCTGGCTGGTGCGGCTGCGCCTGGAGCGTGCCTGCCTGATGCTGCACCGGGGCACGCAGTCGATCGCCGAGGTCGCGCAGGCCGTCGGTTTCTACGACCAGAGCCATTTCAACCGCGCCTTCCGGCGCGCCTTCGGCTGCGCGCCGTCGCGCTACTGA